One region of Mycobacterium riyadhense genomic DNA includes:
- the dnaA gene encoding chromosomal replication initiator protein DnaA: MTDDPGSAFATVWSAVVSELNGEPSTGTTLTTPLTPQQRAWLNLVQPLTIVEGFALLSVPSSFVQNEIERHLRTPITDALSRRLGHQIQLGVRIAPPSTDDSALSQDSSLSQSDAFTATDDVGIDLSTDTDEFDDGGDTFGGPHQSWPTYFTERPQSADTAAAGGTSLNRRYTFDTFVIGASNRFAHAATLAIAEAPARAYNPLFIWGESGLGKTHLLHAAGNYAQRLFPGMRVKYVSTEEFTNDFINSLRDDRKVAFKRSYRDVDVLLVDDIQFIEGKEGIQEEFFHTFNTLHNANKQIVISSDRPPKQLATLEDRLRTRFEWGLITDVQPPELETRIAILRKKAQMERLAVPDDVLELIASSIERNIRELEGALIRVTAFASLNKTPIDKALAEIVLRDLIADASTMQISSATIMAATAEYFDTTVEELRGPGKTRALAQSRQIAMYLCRELTDLSLPKIGQAFGRDHTTVMYAQRKILSEMAERREVFDHVKELTTRIRQRSKR; the protein is encoded by the coding sequence TTGACCGATGACCCCGGTTCCGCATTTGCCACAGTGTGGAGCGCCGTTGTCTCCGAACTCAACGGGGAGCCCAGCACCGGTACCACCCTCACCACCCCCCTGACCCCGCAGCAAAGAGCTTGGTTGAATCTTGTGCAACCGCTCACCATTGTCGAGGGATTTGCTCTGTTGTCGGTGCCGAGCAGCTTTGTGCAAAACGAGATCGAACGTCATCTGCGCACTCCGATCACCGACGCGCTGAGCCGACGACTCGGTCACCAAATACAACTTGGGGTCCGCATCGCTCCGCCCTCGACCGACGACAGCGCGCTCTCCCAAGACAGCTCTTTGTCGCAATCCGACGCCTTCACCGCTACCGATGACGTCGGCATCGACCTGTCGACAGACACCGACGAGTTTGACGACGGGGGTGACACCTTCGGCGGTCCTCACCAGAGTTGGCCCACCTATTTCACCGAACGCCCGCAGAGCGCCGACACCGCGGCTGCCGGCGGAACCAGCCTCAACCGCCGCTACACCTTCGACACGTTCGTCATCGGCGCATCCAACCGGTTCGCCCACGCGGCTACCCTGGCCATCGCCGAAGCACCGGCCCGCGCGTACAACCCGCTGTTCATCTGGGGCGAATCCGGCCTCGGTAAGACCCATCTGCTGCACGCGGCTGGTAATTACGCCCAGCGGTTGTTCCCGGGGATGCGGGTCAAGTACGTCTCCACCGAAGAGTTCACCAACGACTTCATCAACTCGTTGCGCGACGATCGCAAGGTCGCCTTTAAGCGCAGTTACCGCGACGTCGATGTGCTGCTCGTCGACGACATCCAGTTCATCGAGGGCAAGGAAGGTATTCAGGAAGAGTTCTTCCACACCTTCAACACGTTGCATAACGCCAACAAGCAAATCGTCATCTCCTCCGACCGACCACCAAAACAACTCGCCACCCTCGAAGACCGCCTCAGAACCCGGTTCGAGTGGGGCCTGATCACCGACGTCCAGCCGCCAGAGCTCGAGACCCGGATCGCCATCCTGCGCAAGAAAGCACAGATGGAACGCCTCGCCGTGCCCGACGATGTCCTCGAACTGATCGCCAGCAGCATCGAACGCAATATCCGCGAACTCGAGGGCGCCCTCATTCGGGTCACCGCCTTCGCGTCACTGAACAAGACGCCGATCGACAAGGCGTTGGCCGAAATCGTGCTGCGCGATCTGATCGCCGACGCCAGCACGATGCAAATCAGCTCGGCGACGATCATGGCGGCCACCGCCGAATACTTCGACACCACGGTCGAAGAGTTGCGTGGCCCCGGCAAAACCCGGGCACTGGCCCAGTCGCGACAGATCGCGATGTATCTATGCCGCGAACTCACCGATCTCTCGTTGCCCAAAATCGGACAGGCATTCGGTCGTGACCACACCACGGTCATGTACGCCCAACGCAAAATCCTGTCCGAGATGGCCGAGCGCCGCGAGGTCTTCGATCACGTCAAGGAGCTCACCACTCGCATCCGTCAGCGCTCTAAGCGCTAA